Proteins encoded within one genomic window of Arachis ipaensis cultivar K30076 chromosome B08, Araip1.1, whole genome shotgun sequence:
- the LOC107610918 gene encoding uncharacterized protein LOC107610918, translating into MAILQSQNEAIAEKRKMAKQKEKARRSRPKHQKSLNCAFCLVYGAHIRSEKLVMWEELSYIVGLCQVSFCFMGDFNEILRLEERKGVVSLPASAEDFKEWVQDLQLVDLPLTDRKFTWVRGQSCNRIDRILVSVEWLEEFSDTMLKGGPRGLSDHCPLILEDTRLSAGPRPFRSLMSGGFLGEGEFTNKLKALTVPLRRCHKDKFGDIDNRIKRFEEEIRKIDDMLSTGSYDGTVEARRNALVTCCAKWYARKEGSAPMIGIRDGLVKWITNDEAAVLEVLPSPEEVREVVWDYESSKAPGSDGCVGLSAKLPTDANVTWVALAPKFVGAKEIKDLRPISMVGCVYKVISKVLVRRMRLVMPGSVGETQSAFVKGRKIHDGALIACETVQWLKLRKKQAAIIKLDF; encoded by the exons ATGGCGATTCTACAAAGTCAAAATGAAGCAATTGCAGAAAAAAGAAAGATGGCAAAACAAAAGGAGAAAGCCAGGAGAAGCAGGCCTAAACATCAAAAAAG CTTGAACTGTGCATTCTGCCTAGTGTATGGAGCACATATACGGAGTGAGAAACTGGTGATGTGGGAGGAGTTAAGCTACATTGTGGGTCTGTGCCAAGTTTCGTTTTGCTTTATGGGAGACTTCAATGAGATATTAAGGTTGGAGGAAAGGAAAGGTGTTGTTAGTTTACCAGCATCGGCAGAAGACTTCAAGGAATGGGTGCAAGATTTACAACTGGTGGATTTACCGCTAACTGATCGAAAGTTCACATGGGTTCGAGGTCAATCTTGCAACCGTATTGACAGAATTCTCGTCAGTGTGGAGTGGCTAGAGGAATTTTCAGATACTATGTTGAAAGGGGGACCTAGAGGTCTATCAGATCATTGCCCGTTGATTTTGGAAGATACAAGACTTAGTGCGGGTCCAAGACCATTTCGAAGCCT GATGAGTGGAGGTTTTTTGGGTGAGGGTGAGTTCACTAATAAACTGAAGGCCTTAACGGTACCGCTGAGGAGATGTCATAAGGATAAGTTTGGGGACATAGACAACAGGATAAAGAGGTTTGAGGAAGAGATTAGGAAGATTGATGACATGCTTAGTACTGGTAGTTATGACGGAACAGTGGAGGCTAGACGGAACGCTCTTGTGACTTGCTGTGCGAAATGGTATGCCAGAAAAGAG GGATCTGCTCCTATGATTGGGATTCGTGATGGGTTGGTAAAATGGATTACTAATGACGAGGCAGCAGTACTAGAGGTGTTGCCATCGCCTGAAGAAGTACGAGAGGTAGTGTGGGATTACGAGTCAAGTAAAGCACCAGGTAGTGATGG CTGTGTTGGGCTAAGCGCCAAGCTACCAACAGATGCTAATGTAACATGGGTGGCACTAGCTCCAAAATTTGTGGGAGCAAAGGAGATCAAAGATCTAAGGCCGATTAGCATGGTTGGGTGTGTCTATAAGGTGATATCCAAAGTTCTGGTGAGAAGAATGCGTCTAGTGATGCCAGGTTCAGTGGGAGAGACTCAGTCTGCTTTTGTAAAAGGTCGCAAAATACATGATGGTGCGCTCATTGCTTGTGAGACGGTGCAATGGCTAAAGTTGCGTAAGAAGCAAGCTGCAATTATCAAATTGGACTTTTAG